Proteins encoded in a region of the Triplophysa rosa linkage group LG6, Trosa_1v2, whole genome shotgun sequence genome:
- the LOC130555526 gene encoding uncharacterized protein LOC130555526, which yields MSVDDSSDLLSISCEIPASVRTDFICNLYTEDGSLTHRSHSQRTQSGNHHCVFHISSSEIFTHKQTVNGRQLSCDYSVKRDREMKLTSPRSDLYTIRAILTTLSTAVGSVFVLTGLICLCRYACKKRTKRQETAGDTSASEPAEAYSLITSVPDTGLKHPQSHQDSKPGPSEPYSLITSTIQPSDVLVNTQQKKGHPEENEV from the exons ATGAGTGTTGATGACAGCTCTGATCTgctcagtatttcatgtgaaatCCCAGCGTCAGTCAGAACTGATTTCATCTGTAATCTCTACACTGAAGATGGATCTCTCACACACAGAAGTCATTCTCAGAGAACACAGTCTGGAAATCATCACTGTGTGTTCCACATAAGTTCAAGTGAAATATTCACACATAAGCAAACAGTGAACGGTCGACAGTTGAGTTGTGATTATTCAGTCAAAAGGGATCGTGAGATGAAGCTCACATCACCACGCAGTGATCTGTACACTATCAGAG CCATCTTAACAACACTGTCAACAGCGGTGGGCTCTGTGTTTGTACTCACTGGACTCATATGCCTGTGCCGATATGCAT GCAAGAAAAGAACTAAACG TCAAGAAACTGCAGGAGATACG aGTGCTTCTGAACCTGCAGAGGCCTACTCTCTGATCACTTCTGTACCAGACACAG GTCTCAAGCATCCACAGTCACACCAGGACAGCAAACCAGGTCCATCAGAGCCTTACTCGCTCATAACTTCAACCATCCAGCCTTCAG ATGTTTTGGTTAATACACAACAGAAGAAGGGACATCCTGAGGAGAATGAGGTATGA